In a genomic window of Gossypium arboreum isolate Shixiya-1 chromosome 9, ASM2569848v2, whole genome shotgun sequence:
- the LOC108454639 gene encoding uncharacterized protein LOC108454639 isoform X1, with amino-acid sequence MAKLRVTITGDGSSKVVKMGDDAMGGHRRMNGNRRFLQDKPWRNVGNRRRQINGVQWRSNGFKGQGSWITGKDLRFKLMRKRGPFQYRDTFEDYRRNMEKPSNHIQPPQNRNKHMSETGPNRINNLNQISHNGITEVFQIYSLQTIDGSRGFPEMPKIIPTSLPRNELFPSNGIFNPSSEFGLMPGRGKAITSIPISHAAPISSIMQRKPRVDEEPFTVVALLNSLGLGKYAIHFTAEEVDITALRQMGDRDLKELGIPMAKGLEWNSLILDLARDVNFGTRFSCWHWKF; translated from the exons ATGGCAAAACTTAGAGTTACCATCACCGGGGATGGCTCAAGCAAG GTGGTGAAGATGGGAGATGATGCCATGGGTGGCCATAGAAGAATGAATGGAAACAGAAGATTCTTACAAGACAAACCCTGGAGAAATGTTGGTAACAGAAG GCGACAAATCAATGGTGTCCAGTGGAGATCTAATGGCTTTAAAGGACAAG GTTCTTGGATTACCGGAAAAGACCTCCGATTTAAACTGATGCGCAAACGTGGACCTTTTCAGTATCGGGATACTTTTGAAGATTATCGGAGGAACATGGAAAAACCGTCAAATCATATTCAGCCACCACAAAATCGTAACAAGCATATGTCTGAAACAGGACCTAACAGAATAAACAATCTGAATCAAATCTCTCACAATGGCATTACGGAAGTTTTCCAAATATACTCCTTGCAAACTATAGATGGATCTAGAGGTTTTCCCGAGATGCCGAAAATAATACCGACTTCACTTCCAAGGAATGAACTGTTTCCAAGCAATGGAATTTTCAATCCTTCAAGTGAGTTCGGTCTGATGCCTGGTAGAGGAAAAGCTATAACTTCAATACCAATCAGTCATGCAGCACCAATAAGCAGCATAATGCAGAGAAAGCCACGTGTT GATGAGGAACCTTTCACTGTTGTTGCCTTGTTGAACTCACTCGGTTTGGGGAAATATGCCATTCATTTTACGGCTGAAGAA GTGGATATAACTGCATTAAGGCAAATGGGAGACAGAGACCTCAAAGAGCTGGGGATACCAATG GCTAAAGGTCTTGAATGGAACTCTTTGATATTAGACTTGGCAAGAGATGTCAATTTTGGGACTCGATTTAGCTGTTGGCATTGGAAGTTCTGA
- the LOC108454639 gene encoding uncharacterized protein LOC108454639 isoform X2, whose amino-acid sequence MAKLRVTITGDGSSKVVKMGDDAMGGHRRMNGNRRFLQDKPWRNVGNRRRQINGVQWRSNGFKGQGSWITGKDLRFKLMRKRGPFQYRDTFEDYRRNMEKPSNHIQPPQNRNKHMSETGPNRINNLNQISHNGITEVFQIYSLQTIDGSRGFPEMPKIIPTSLPRNELFPSNGIFNPSSEFGLMPGRGKAITSIPISHAAPISSIMQRKPRVDEEPFTVVALLNSLGLGKYAIHFTAEEVDITALRQMGDRDLKELGIPMGPRKKLLLALRPHSRRHLPHIIRL is encoded by the exons ATGGCAAAACTTAGAGTTACCATCACCGGGGATGGCTCAAGCAAG GTGGTGAAGATGGGAGATGATGCCATGGGTGGCCATAGAAGAATGAATGGAAACAGAAGATTCTTACAAGACAAACCCTGGAGAAATGTTGGTAACAGAAG GCGACAAATCAATGGTGTCCAGTGGAGATCTAATGGCTTTAAAGGACAAG GTTCTTGGATTACCGGAAAAGACCTCCGATTTAAACTGATGCGCAAACGTGGACCTTTTCAGTATCGGGATACTTTTGAAGATTATCGGAGGAACATGGAAAAACCGTCAAATCATATTCAGCCACCACAAAATCGTAACAAGCATATGTCTGAAACAGGACCTAACAGAATAAACAATCTGAATCAAATCTCTCACAATGGCATTACGGAAGTTTTCCAAATATACTCCTTGCAAACTATAGATGGATCTAGAGGTTTTCCCGAGATGCCGAAAATAATACCGACTTCACTTCCAAGGAATGAACTGTTTCCAAGCAATGGAATTTTCAATCCTTCAAGTGAGTTCGGTCTGATGCCTGGTAGAGGAAAAGCTATAACTTCAATACCAATCAGTCATGCAGCACCAATAAGCAGCATAATGCAGAGAAAGCCACGTGTT GATGAGGAACCTTTCACTGTTGTTGCCTTGTTGAACTCACTCGGTTTGGGGAAATATGCCATTCATTTTACGGCTGAAGAA GTGGATATAACTGCATTAAGGCAAATGGGAGACAGAGACCTCAAAGAGCTGGGGATACCAATG GGACCAAGAAAGAAACTTTTGCTTGCTCTTAGGCCCCATTCAAGGCGGCATCTTCCACACATCATTAGACTTTAA
- the LOC108455624 gene encoding gibberellin-regulated protein 14-like produces MASKALLFPLAALLLVSTKVSSYEQEEKLEIKYVIVPDPVKAPPAPVQTPTPAPSAEVLSPPYEPPAPPPVKVPSPPYEPPVMAPSLPHEPTAPTPPVMAPSLPYEPTAPTPPTQPPTPPYIPQNPTPAPPATTPPPNKPPSRTFPPVITKKDCIPLCGPRCKLHSRTKLCLRACIRCCYKCKCVPPGTYGNREICGKCYTEMKTRYNKPKCP; encoded by the exons ATGGCTTCCAAAGCTCTGCTATTTCCATTGGCTGCTCTTCTGCTTGTTTCTACAAAG GTTTCATCATATGAGCAAGAAGAGAAGCTtgag ATAAAGTATGTTATAGTTCCTGATCCAGTCAAGGCACCTCCAGCCCCGGTTCAGACCCCAACTCCAGCACCCTCAGCCGAGGTTCTTAGTCCTCCATATGAACCACCAGCTCCACCACCAGTCAAGGTTCCTAGTCCTCCATATGAACCACCAGTCATGGCTCCTAGTCTCCCACATGAACCAACAGCTCCTACACCACCAGTCATGGCTCCTAGTCTCCCATATGAACCAACAGCACCTACACCACCAACTCAGCCACCCACTCCTCCATATATACCTCAAAATCCTACACCAGCACCTCCAGCCACAACTCCACCCCCAAACAAGCCACCAAGTCGAACATTTCCACCAGTTATAACAAAAAAGG ATTGCATACCTTTATGTGGACCAAGATGCAAATTACACTCAAGGACTAAGCTATGCTTGAGAGCTTGTATCAGATGCTGTTACAAATGCAAATGTGTTCCACCAGGGACGTACGGAAACCGAgaaatatgtggtaaatgttacaCAGAAATGAAAACCCGCTATAACAAGCCCAAGTGCCCTTGA